The following is a genomic window from Bacillus sp. FJAT-52991.
CTGCGTATGATGAAAGAATCGTTTATTATTGGTGGAATGTTGATTCTGGCGATTTATCACATTGTTTTTTATATGAAGCGCCGCAATGATCTATCGTCGCTCTACTTTGGCCTTGTTTGTTTGGCAGTGGCGATTCGAACTTCAGCCACCGGCAATATACAGCTTGGTCTGTTATTCCCATTTTTAAACTGGACAACGATTTTAAGAATCGAGCATGCTAGTACCTTTCTCGCTTTTATCGCTTGGTATAAATATTTCCATTCTATGCTGCATCAACCGTTGAAACGATTCTTTCTTAAAATAGTCACCTTCGTCTGCTTAACTAGCGCATGTATGTCTTTCTTTCTGCCTGCTAGTATATTTACATACACTAAATTACCTTTTGCCTTTTTCGTGCTGTGTGTGTTTATTTATATGACATTTTTGTCGATTCGTTCAATTAGGCAAGGGGTATCCGAAGCCTACTGGAATCTTGTTGGGTTAGTGTTAATCATTTACGGCATTCTCAATGACCTATTGATTCGACTGGGTATACTAGACGGAATGTACATCGCCGCAGCGAGTGTCCTCTTTTATATCATCATTCATGTGGCTCTCAATGCAGCGAAATATGCTCGTTCCTATGCAATGGCCGAGCGGCTGTCGAATCAGTTAAATATTTCAAATAAACAATTAGAAAAAAAGGTACAGGAGCGAACACTGAAATTAGAAATGGCTTATCAGGAGTTAGAGAAGGCAGAAAGTGCCCGAACTCGCTTGATTTCAGCTATTTCCCATGATCTGTCTTCTCCGCTATCCGTGCTGAAAATAGTAACTAAAGGCATGTTGGATCAAGTGATTCCTTTAGGCGAAAGAAAATATATAGTGAACCTGTATAAGCAAGTAGAATTTATGGAAACATTGCTTGCTGATATGAAGCAGCTTGTACTAATGGAAGGAAAACAGCTTTCTTTTGATTTTCAACTTGTTAATTTTGAAGAGTACATGTATAAGCTATTTCAATCTTATGAAACACAACTCAAAGCTGAAGAACTAACATTTATTTATCAATCTTCATTAGAGAAGGGCAAACAGCATGAAGTATTGCTTGATTCGATTCGAATGGAGCAAGTCTTTTCAAACTTATTATCGAATGCGGTGAAATTCACCCCTCCTGGTGGAATCGTGGAGATTTCCCTTTGGAGAGAGACAGATACTATCTCCTTTCAAGTCAAAGATAACGGGAGCGGCTTTTCAGAAGAAAATATAGAAAAACTATTCGAGCACACATACCGCACTACGCCTGTTCGATTAGAAAAAAATAGCACCGGCCTAGGCTTATCTATCGCTAAAGGAATCGTCAAAGCTCACAAAGGAACTATCACCGCCCAAAGTCAACCACAAAAAGGCGCCCAATTTACTGTCACCTTGCCACTTTAAAAGAGTGAAAGTGAAACTTCAATGAGTGGGGGTCTTACAGCCCGTTAATGCGGGATAAATGTTTGGATTAAATATTTTTTACTTTTATCCGATATAATAAATAGTGTATTTTTTACATTTAATGAGGAAATGGAGGGCACAGCATGACCGTCAAGAACGCCATGGAAGATATCGTGAAAACCATCATTACAGAGCATAAAGACAACTTAAAACTAACCTGCCTGTGCGACCGTTGCCTAGACGATTTATTGGCCCTTTCACTCAACCATCTTCCACCTATGTATGTGGTTGACGATAAACATAGACCGTATGTAGCAGCAAAATACATGGTGAACACACAAGAACATGCCAATATTTTAACAACGATTACCCGAGCAAGCACTAAAATAGCAGCCAACCCCCACTGCCAAACCCAAAAAAACCAGTGATGAAAGATCTTCCCCTTTCACACTGGTTTTTTTCATACATTAAACTCCTAGTACAGCGCTAGTGCTGAAAAACTCCTTGTATAATTCTTTTAAGACGCTTTCTGTATCTTTTTCTTGGATACCAAATACAAGACTGACTTCAGATGATCCTTGGTTGATCATTTCAATATTAGCTCCAACACGAGAAATCGCTGTTGTCGCTCTTGCTGTCAGACCGCGTGTGTTATGCATTCCCTCTCCTACAAGTACAACCATGG
Proteins encoded in this region:
- a CDS encoding sensor histidine kinase; the protein is MKKRRKYISVTLGLLILLFIYSQSARPAHLPLKAEQGVLDLQSHSFVTTPIIGLNGEWAFSWKDFSGQSPIYVKVPNEWTNYELNGRSVPPNGYANYRLTIKLNPQHVGKRLGFYLPEIGSSYVFKVNGETLYTNGVVGTTKEDYIPANRPSFIAYQPDQEVLQIDILTANYMIYHTGLWKTIEFGEETALLTQHNLRMMKESFIIGGMLILAIYHIVFYMKRRNDLSSLYFGLVCLAVAIRTSATGNIQLGLLFPFLNWTTILRIEHASTFLAFIAWYKYFHSMLHQPLKRFFLKIVTFVCLTSACMSFFLPASIFTYTKLPFAFFVLCVFIYMTFLSIRSIRQGVSEAYWNLVGLVLIIYGILNDLLIRLGILDGMYIAAASVLFYIIIHVALNAAKYARSYAMAERLSNQLNISNKQLEKKVQERTLKLEMAYQELEKAESARTRLISAISHDLSSPLSVLKIVTKGMLDQVIPLGERKYIVNLYKQVEFMETLLADMKQLVLMEGKQLSFDFQLVNFEEYMYKLFQSYETQLKAEELTFIYQSSLEKGKQHEVLLDSIRMEQVFSNLLSNAVKFTPPGGIVEISLWRETDTISFQVKDNGSGFSEENIEKLFEHTYRTTPVRLEKNSTGLGLSIAKGIVKAHKGTITAQSQPQKGAQFTVTLPL
- a CDS encoding late competence development ComFB family protein, with the translated sequence MTVKNAMEDIVKTIITEHKDNLKLTCLCDRCLDDLLALSLNHLPPMYVVDDKHRPYVAAKYMVNTQEHANILTTITRASTKIAANPHCQTQKNQ